The DNA region ACTTCAATGCCCAGTGAGAAACTGACAGCAACCATCAACGCTTTGGGCCCAGTGTATCGATCTTTTTCCATGACAAGGAGAGATAGAAACCCATCGGAACATGCATCAGGAGGTTGCCCCCAATCTGAACGAGAGCCACCCCGGGAACCGAATGACTGATGATCTCCTGAATACTTTGGAACGGAACAAAGTTATTCTTTCCAATCGGCATGACGTATTCAGGTGGTCGAATCACCACCGGAAAAAAAGTTTGTTTGAAGAGGATGATCATATACGAAAGATAAGTCAGGTGTATCGCCCGATAGAGCCATGACATGGAATGCTTCCAAGTCACGAATATGTAAATCAGGAAAAAAGGGATGGCATAAAACCATTCGAAATCAATCAACACGCTCCATTCCCTCCTGCCAGAAGGATTCTGAAGGACATTTCTTTATATGGATTCTGAGACCCTTCCATCAGTAAGAGCGGGGAACATTACTCCCATATACAAAAAAATATTGTTCTTTTCAAATGATGATCCTTTTCCTACAATCAATGGTATGCAGCAAAAAACCATGCCCCGTGGTGAAGTTGAGGAGGGATTGAGATGAATTGGCGTCATGGTATAGGGGGATTGATCTGCGTGTGCTTCCTGCTGATTCTGCCGACTCTGGCATACGCGGAATCCCCTGCTCCCTCGCTGGATGAGTTGAACAGTCGTGTTGCCGATTTGGAAGATCACCGGGAATTGCTGAAAGAGATCGGGGAAGAGGTGAAAAATTACCGCGAGCATTTGCAGGCGGAAATGACCCGGTTTCAGGATCTGGTGCAAAAAGAACGGGACTCCTTTTTCACATTGTT from Staphylospora marina includes:
- a CDS encoding VanZ family protein, translated to MLIDFEWFYAIPFFLIYIFVTWKHSMSWLYRAIHLTYLSYMIILFKQTFFPVVIRPPEYVMPIGKNNFVPFQSIQEIISHSVPGVALVQIGGNLLMHVPMGFYLSLSWKKIDTLGPKR